GCGTCGTAACAAAGCCGCCTGCTCCCGTTTTCGGGCCCGTAGATTCGGTCATTCCAAGCGGATCAAAGATCTCACGCTTCATACAATTCTCTATCGAATCTCCACAGGTCTTTTCGAGGATATGGCCGAGCATGATATACCCGTGATTTGAGTAACGATAGTGCCGACCGGGCGGATAGATGGGCATCGGCACCTTCAGATCGATCGACTCCATCTTGCGGAAATCGGGCTTCTTATAAAAACGCAGATCGGGGAAACCACCCGTATGTGTAATCAGATTCTGCAAGGTTACCGGCTCGTTATTCCATCTCAACTCCTGAAACTCAGGGAAGTGCCGGTCGATGGCCTCATGAGGCTGCAGGCGCTTGCGCTCCAGCTGCATTTGGAAAAGGGTCGCCGTCAGAAGCTTTGTTACAGAGCCGGTGGAATAGCTCTTGTTGGCGTCTGCATTGATATAGTAGGTGTACAGAAATCCGCGTCGATCAAAGACGCCGACGGCAAACGAGGGGAACAGACGGCGCGAATAGCTATGCAATATGAAGCGTTCAAGACGCTGCTTGCTTGCCTCTATGCGATCTCCGTCGGTAACAGGGGCGATGGCTTCGGTAAAAAGACTGTCGCGCTCGGACCGCGACGATTCGCACCCCGAAAGCGGCAGCAGGGAAAAGACGCTGATTGTAAACAGGTACGCGACGGAACGGAACACAGCAACTCCGAAGGATTTCTCTCATCCTCTATTCCGTCAGACGATGGAAACGAGGTCAGAGTTCTTCTTTCGCGTAATAGGACGTGTAATCAGTCACACCGACAACTTTATTTTTTTCATCGAAAAAAAATTGATACGTCAAATACTGCGAATCGCCCTGGAATTCCCAGTCATTGATGGGCGCAAGAGGAATGACCTGCCCGGCTCGCTCAATGGCCAGACGATTGTTGCGTATCATCACCTTGATGGTGACGCCGTTGTATTCGCTCTTGTACTTACCAATGTACGATTTTGCCGGCGCCCGCGCCGAAGGTGTTCTCGGCGGATTGGGCAGCTGAGCCGTGCTCTTCGCCAGACGCTCTGCAAGAAGAGTCGAGTAAGCCATCATGCTTCCTTTGACATCCTGCACGGCTGCGGATCGGTAGTCGGGCGGATTGGCGAGATAGGAAAACGAAGCGGCATGCTGCGGATAGATCATCAGAAGCGAAACGCCCTGATTCCAGTCTCCGGCATGATACATGCTGAAGATCTCGCCGTTCTTGAGCGTCACTCGCCAGCCAAGTCCGTAATAATCCTGATTGCCTGTTGAGGGAACGCCGGCCGGCGGACGGGCCAGCTCCTGAATGAACGAACCTTCGCGATACAGCTCATAGTCCTGTATCAGAAAATCTGCGAAGGCCGACATGTCGCTCGTCGTACTGACGACGCCCGACGAGCCATGTGCGTGCCCGGCAAGATGCGTATTCTTAAGATGAAGAGGACGAATGACAAGCTCTTCCATGAGCTGCTTGAACGGCTTGCCGGTGACGCGCTCCATGATGGTGGCCACAAGCTCATAGTTCATATTCGAATACTCGAAATAACGACCGGCGGGAACGCGAGGTGCGGGCACATAGACGCCGTTTACAGAAATGCCCTTGCCGCCTGCATAGGGGATGCCCGAGCGATGCTGCAGCAGATGCCGCACCGTCACCGGGCGGCGGCGATCCAGTTCATGCTTTGCAAAATCCGGCAGGTATCTCGATATCGGAGCATCCAGATCGACCTTACCCTCACGAGCCAGTCGAAGCATGGCAAAGGATGTAAAAGACTTACTCGTCGAAGCGATCGATACAGGAGACGAAGGGCCGAGCTCCTTGCCGGCAACGACAACGGGCTCATGCAAGTAATAGAATTCGTAGGATATGCCGGGAAGATCCGCCGTTCCGCCGTATTTTTCAACGACGCCCGTGAGCTGTTTGCGAACCGATTCGATTTCGGGGCCGATCTTATAGCTCGGTCGGCTGATCTTATCCTGGTCCTGATGTGCGTGCTCGGGCTGTGTGATGCCAAGCAGCATGAGAGCGGCCATAGAACCGATCATCTTAACGGAATTGCGCATAGTCCTGATCCTGCCCGGTGGGCTTTCTTCCAGTTTCGGCCCGTGACGACGTAAAAAGGATCTTTTTCCGTAGCCCGAATGCCTTTTAAGGAATAAAGACCACAAAAACGAATTCGATATCTGAGCAACAAATAAAAAAGCCCGCAAATTCGTTGTATGAGACATAAGCGGGCTTCCCGTTGCCCGACTCCGACATTGGAAAACGATGACTGGTGCGAGAACCTGCCCCAAAGGTAATCGTTGCCGCAGGAATTCTTTTTCCAGTTTGGCCCTTTTTCGACCTTCCACTTGTATGAACGAACAGACTTGCGTGGATCAAGAGCCATACTACCGCTCTCGCTCAACACTACTCATTCCTGAATCGTATTTTAAGCGGTTCTTCTGGCGAAGCCCCTACATAAAAATCGGACATTGGGCTCTTGCCTCTTATCTGAGCGGGCTTATGAATGATCCAGAGCTGGATTACAAACTCGGCTTCCTTGAGAGGACCGGTAAGTGGAAGAAGCAATATCAGGAAGGAGAGCAGAACCTGGTGCGTGTGAATTTTTACCCGGATGACCGGGATTGGGGGAGGCTGTCGGCGATTTCGAATGCTACGGGGTTTTCCCGGTGTTATATCTTCGTTTACCTGATGTTGATCGCAATGGGGGTACTCTCTCTGGACGATGGAGGAACTCCTTCAGTTTGGGAGAAGGACCACTGGAACCCAGTAGTCATCTGCACCATTTCGGTCGATGCGATCACCAGAAAACTCACGAGAATCCTGCAAACATAGCATCCGCCCGCCCCGTAACCCTGTACTCAGCCCTTATTCGTGCATGCCTGGGATTTACCGCGCCCGTATCGCGCCCTCATTGCTCGATAACGCCGCCTTCCTCCCCCGGATGCACCGGCTGATAGACGGGCCCTTTCTGACGATCGCTGCGATAGTCGGCGATGACCTTTTCGTAAAGCGCTTCCAATCGATCAGCGCATTCGAGAATGTTATGTTCGCTTGCGATCTCAAGGCTCTGAGTCGAGAACGCCTTATACAGCGCCGGATCTTTCAGAATCCTCTCGGTGCGCTCTGCCATGTCGATATGGTGCCCGGGTTTTACTACGAAACCGTTGCGGCCTTCCTGGATCAGCTCGGGCAGAGCAAAAGCGCTCACACCGACGCAAGGCAGACCGCAGGCCATCGCTTCAAGTACGACAAGGCCCTGCGTTTCCATCGTCGAAGCGGTAAGAAAAAGATCGTAGTTCGGATAAACATCGGGCAGCGTCTCTCGCGAGACAAAGCCGTGAAACGTAACGTCGTCCAGCAGGCCGAGATGGCGCGCCTCAATCTTCATCGACGTCAGCGCCGGACCATCGCCATATACATCGAGCGTGATACCTGGAAAACGCTCTTTCAGCAGAGCCAGCGCCCGCAGTACAATTTCGACGTTCTTTTCGAATGAGATGCGGCCGACGTGGATCAGCTTCGGAGCACGCTGCGGAACCTCTTTCACCGCACCATTACGAAACAGAGTAAAGTCCATCCCGTTTGAGATGACGGCAATCGGTTTCTTCACGTCGTGTTCGAGCAGCTCCTGCTTGATCATCTCGCTCGGCGTAATAATCGTCTCGCAGGTTTCGTATAACTTATTTGTCAGCTTCCAGATAAGCGCCTTTTTCAGGCCGCCCGTCGCTATCTGTTCGACCTTTTCAAGCTTTTCAAGGCGCTTCTTCACCTTCTTATCGGCCTTGAAGTAATCGAGAAGTTTATCCACCTTGAGCAGACGATAGAATGAGAGATACGTCTCCTGCTCTGAAACAAGCGTATGATATGTGCCCACCATGGGGATGCCATACATCTTCGAGGCAAGCACACCGTACTGGCCGAGCAGTCCGGGCGTTTGAATATGAATGATATCGGCGTTGAAGTCACGCACCGCCTTCAGGATTTTTTTCTGCGATGGCAGGACGACCTTCACGTCGGGATACGACGGAAGAGATGTGTTCTTAAATCGGTAGGTTTGGATGGCCGGACCATAATCGGGTTCTTCGCCCTCCGAATATTTCGGACAGCAGATGGTGAATTTGTGGCCTTTGTCGGCCAGAAGACGGCAGAAATGATCGACGGAAACGGCGATGCCGTCGATTTTCGGAAGAAAAGTATCGGTAAAGATGGCGATGTTCACGGTGCCTACAGCATGCACATCATCCGCGGATGGCAAACAAAAAAGAGGCGGCCCCTGTTACAAAACGATTACGGCTTCTGCCCTTCGCGGAATTGCTCGATCGCATCCTGCCGGAAGGGTTCCTGATCCCTTTTCAGAGGACCGATGTAGAAGAACTGGCTGTGTAGCCAGAGCAGGACGTAGAGAATCACCGAGGTGCCCATTGCAAAGATGCTGCGGCGCAAAATTCGGCTTTCGATGCGGCGAACCGGGCCGGTCGGATCAGAGGTCAGGCGCTCGAACTCCCCCTGTCTTCTTGCCTTCCAGAGCAGGGCGACCATAAACAGCGCAAGCGGAATCGCCACGGCCAGCACGACGGGAAAGAGAACGGGCACAAAGGCCAGCCCCAGCAGCAGAAACGAGAGGACGGACAGAAGAATCCAGCCTGTTTTTCGCAGCAGTCGCACGAGAATGCTTTCCTCCGACGATTCGTGCGGGCAAGTACGAAACCGAGTCGGGAGAAAAAGGTTTACCGGACGGCCCTTATGAAGGATCTGAGCACAGCATGCGCGATCCGCTCCGCACGATACGATGGCTTGAGGCCATATTGAACGATCCCACAAGGGCTCTGCAAATACGCAAGGAGCGCACACCGGGACGCGGCATGCGAGATTTTCGCGAAGACCATCTGCCCTTTCTACTCGGTTATCTTGCGATTCTGCTTTTCAGCCCTTATCTCTGGTACCGCGTGCTCTCCTACGAGAATACTCCTTTGTTCAAGGCTCTGCTGACGACGGTTCGTGGCATGCTCATACCTGCCTTCATCGTATTGCTCTTTCTAACCTTCGTCGGCCTCTATGATCGCTTTCTCGAAAACCGTTTCACACCGGGCCCCACCCGGTCGGCCGAAATCGATCCCGAGCAGCATAACAGATCTCTGTTCTTTGCCCTGCCCGTCTCGGCCTCGCTTCTCTTCTTCTGGATTCATCCGCTTTTCGGATACCTGATGCTTCTGGCCGCCGTCGCCTACTCCCTGATTCAGATCGTACACTTTCAGGCCCTGCACGAAAAGGCAACAATTCGCAGAACGGCGGCCATGCTTATCGCCTTCGGCGGAGTTTTTCTTCTGCCTGTCGTCGCTCTCCTACTTGCTTATAATCTTCTTTTAACGACGCGCATACTGCTCGATCTCTTCTGACATCCGAAATGTTCTGAAGCAGGATCGTGCCGATGACTAACGAACGGAGTTTTTCATGGACCATCACGGCCTGACCATCATACAGGACATCGGCTGGAGTATCGTCTTTGCCGGCGTCACAGCCTATCTGGCCCGCTTACTCAAGCAGCCTCTGCTTCTCGGTTATATCGTCGCCGGCGCCGTGCTCGGTCCGAATATCGGCATCGGTATCGTCAAGAACGAAGAGAGCATTCATCTGATTTCAGAGATCGGTCTGCTGATGCTGCTTTTCATCATCGGCCTTGAGATCCGCCTGCCCGATCTCATGAAGCTCGGCAAAGAACTCTTTCTTCTCGGCGTTATCCAGTTCGTCGGATCGGTGGCCATAGGCCTGCTCGTCTTTCAGCTCGAAATCTTCAAGGTCGGTGACGGCCCCTACGACACGCTCTATCTTGCCGTCGCCACTTCCATCAGCTCGACTCTGATCGTCGTCAAACTGCTTCAGGAGAAGTTCGAGATCAAGACCGTCGCCGGACGTATTACGCTCGGCATCCTCGTCTTTCAGGACCTGTGGGCCATCCTGTTTATGGGCGTGCAGCCGAACCTCAGCGATCCACAACCGTTAACCATCCTGCGTTCGTTCGCCGGCGTCGCCGGACTCGTCGTGCTTTCGTTCTCGATCAGCAAGTTCGTTCTGACGCGTCTTTTCTCGAGCGCATCAAGCAGTCCGGAGCTGGTGCTGCTTACGGCGATGGCGTGGTGCTTTTCCGTAGCGGGATTCGCCTCGTTCACGGGTCTTTCGCTTGAGATGGGCGCCCTTGTCGCCGGCATGAGTATCGCCGCCTTCCCGCAGGGCAACGACGTCATCTCGAAGGTATCGGGCATCCGCGATTTTTTCATTACCCTGTTCTTTGTCGCTCTGGGTATGAAGGTGCCGCTTCCGTCGCTTGAGATGCTCGGACTGGCCGCTCTGCTGCTTGTATTCGTCTTTGTTTCGCGCATCATCACGATGGTACCGACGGCCTATTTCACAGGTACCGGGCTTCGTGCCGGACTGCTCTCTTCGTTGAACCTGTCGCAGATCAGCGAGTTCTCGCTCGTTATCCTTACACTCGGCGCCGGCTTTGCTCATGTATCGACGGAGCTGCAATCCCTTGTGCTTACGGCGATGCTACTCGGAGCGCTCACGTCCACCTACACGATCCTGTTCAATGCACAGCTTGCGCGCATGTTTATGAAGCTCTTTGCCACGGTCGGATTTCGCGAAAAAGGAGAAAAGGATCGCGGCGACGAAGAAGAAGGCGATCACCGCGACATCGTGCTGCTCGGCTGCTACCGTATCGCTCAGGGACTGCTTGAGCGTCTGGAACGCGAAGAGCCCGAACTCGTTAAGCGCATCCTTGTCGTCGATTATAATCCGAGCCTGCGCGCCTCGCTGGAACAGCGCGGTTATAAATGGGTGTATGGCGACCTCGCACATCCGGAAAGCCTGCATCATAGCGGCATTGAAGAGGCCTCGCTTGTCATCTGCTCGATATCCGACGTTTTCTTGAAAGGCATCACCAACCGTCGCCTGCTTTCGGTCTTGAAGACGCTTGCTCCGCATGCACAGCATATCATGACCTGCGATGATCCACATGAGGCCGAAGAACTGAAGGCCGACGGCGCCGTGCATGTCGTCGTTCCTGGCTGGATCGCCGGACACGATCTTTACGAGCAAGTGAAACCGCTCGTCTGAATGCGCTTTACCGGCACGGGGCGCTTTGCGAACTGGAGCCATGCGCATCCATCTGATCGGCGTCGGCGGA
This region of Leptonema illini DSM 21528 genomic DNA includes:
- a CDS encoding serine hydrolase domain-containing protein, with product MFRSVAYLFTISVFSLLPLSGCESSRSERDSLFTEAIAPVTDGDRIEASKQRLERFILHSYSRRLFPSFAVGVFDRRGFLYTYYINADANKSYSTGSVTKLLTATLFQMQLERKRLQPHEAIDRHFPEFQELRWNNEPVTLQNLITHTGGFPDLRFYKKPDFRKMESIDLKVPMPIYPPGRHYRYSNHGYIMLGHILEKTCGDSIENCMKREIFDPLGMTESTGPKTGAGGFVTTLHDLMLFGRLYLNGGTVDGKRLLSKASIEQMVHPGFHIPKSDHNYFTGRGWRVKTDEKGVVTMFHIGGANYTSAWLQLFPRYGVGICYLGNPPEYSDPLMNYLSGVQYLLGDVAGAYANSPQPVYAWKADAPKPELVAQFPGVYIDPQTSETLVVYTEQRAETQHIMVRGSWAYEVFPETHHVFNGGRDFLTHQFVVDPATGKVVALANGFGYYEKQATGEKSLSKAD
- a CDS encoding serine hydrolase domain-containing protein, with amino-acid sequence MRNSVKMIGSMAALMLLGITQPEHAHQDQDKISRPSYKIGPEIESVRKQLTGVVEKYGGTADLPGISYEFYYLHEPVVVAGKELGPSSPVSIASTSKSFTSFAMLRLAREGKVDLDAPISRYLPDFAKHELDRRRPVTVRHLLQHRSGIPYAGGKGISVNGVYVPAPRVPAGRYFEYSNMNYELVATIMERVTGKPFKQLMEELVIRPLHLKNTHLAGHAHGSSGVVSTTSDMSAFADFLIQDYELYREGSFIQELARPPAGVPSTGNQDYYGLGWRVTLKNGEIFSMYHAGDWNQGVSLLMIYPQHAASFSYLANPPDYRSAAVQDVKGSMMAYSTLLAERLAKSTAQLPNPPRTPSARAPAKSYIGKYKSEYNGVTIKVMIRNNRLAIERAGQVIPLAPINDWEFQGDSQYLTYQFFFDEKNKVVGVTDYTSYYAKEEL
- a CDS encoding DUF1564 family protein, encoding MNEQTCVDQEPYYRSRSTLLIPESYFKRFFWRSPYIKIGHWALASYLSGLMNDPELDYKLGFLERTGKWKKQYQEGEQNLVRVNFYPDDRDWGRLSAISNATGFSRCYIFVYLMLIAMGVLSLDDGGTPSVWEKDHWNPVVICTISVDAITRKLTRILQT
- a CDS encoding glycosyltransferase, which codes for MNIAIFTDTFLPKIDGIAVSVDHFCRLLADKGHKFTICCPKYSEGEEPDYGPAIQTYRFKNTSLPSYPDVKVVLPSQKKILKAVRDFNADIIHIQTPGLLGQYGVLASKMYGIPMVGTYHTLVSEQETYLSFYRLLKVDKLLDYFKADKKVKKRLEKLEKVEQIATGGLKKALIWKLTNKLYETCETIITPSEMIKQELLEHDVKKPIAVISNGMDFTLFRNGAVKEVPQRAPKLIHVGRISFEKNVEIVLRALALLKERFPGITLDVYGDGPALTSMKIEARHLGLLDDVTFHGFVSRETLPDVYPNYDLFLTASTMETQGLVVLEAMACGLPCVGVSAFALPELIQEGRNGFVVKPGHHIDMAERTERILKDPALYKAFSTQSLEIASEHNILECADRLEALYEKVIADYRSDRQKGPVYQPVHPGEEGGVIEQ
- a CDS encoding cation:proton antiporter, which produces MDHHGLTIIQDIGWSIVFAGVTAYLARLLKQPLLLGYIVAGAVLGPNIGIGIVKNEESIHLISEIGLLMLLFIIGLEIRLPDLMKLGKELFLLGVIQFVGSVAIGLLVFQLEIFKVGDGPYDTLYLAVATSISSTLIVVKLLQEKFEIKTVAGRITLGILVFQDLWAILFMGVQPNLSDPQPLTILRSFAGVAGLVVLSFSISKFVLTRLFSSASSSPELVLLTAMAWCFSVAGFASFTGLSLEMGALVAGMSIAAFPQGNDVISKVSGIRDFFITLFFVALGMKVPLPSLEMLGLAALLLVFVFVSRIITMVPTAYFTGTGLRAGLLSSLNLSQISEFSLVILTLGAGFAHVSTELQSLVLTAMLLGALTSTYTILFNAQLARMFMKLFATVGFREKGEKDRGDEEEGDHRDIVLLGCYRIAQGLLERLEREEPELVKRILVVDYNPSLRASLEQRGYKWVYGDLAHPESLHHSGIEEASLVICSISDVFLKGITNRRLLSVLKTLAPHAQHIMTCDDPHEAEELKADGAVHVVVPGWIAGHDLYEQVKPLV